The genomic window TCTTACCAATATGATGGATTATCTTCCAAAAGCACAAGCCAGAAAATTATATCAATATGCTCAGGAGATTGAAGAACAGATGAGAGGTGTAAGGCGAGAAAAAGATTTAGAGACAAGAAGAGCTTCTGCAGGTGGCGTTACAGTGAATAATACAACACCAATCATCGCACAACCCCAACAATTTCAGCAACAGCAAAAACCATTATTAATAGAAAATGAAGATCTTTTTGCTCTTTTACAGAAATTAAAAGGTTTAATGGAAAACGGAATAATCTCTCCCGAAGAGTTTGAAGAAAAAAAGAACGAAATTTTATCAAGAGTATAAACCTATGAAATCGAAATTCACTACCGCACTATTAGCCTTTTTCTTAGGAGGATTAGGCATTCACAGATTTTATTTGGGACAAAATAGCAGAGGAATACTTTATCTGTTATTTTGTTGGACTTTCATTCCTGCATTGATTGCCCTTTTCGATTTTTTTGTCTTCATTTTTATGTCCGAAGACAATTTTAATTACAAATATAATCTCAAAACAGGATTTTAAAAACAAAAAGTATGAAACCATTCCTCAATTTTTGTGCGCTATGTTGTTTCATTGGTATTTTCAGACTTCCCATAGAATATTATACTTTT from Chryseobacterium camelliae includes these protein-coding regions:
- a CDS encoding TM2 domain-containing protein, whose translation is MKSKFTTALLAFFLGGLGIHRFYLGQNSRGILYLLFCWTFIPALIALFDFFVFIFMSEDNFNYKYNLKTGF
- a CDS encoding PH domain-containing protein, with the translated sequence MNLKKFLNEEQDPKAVEKFLERINSLLTSQEFVEYIAVQKKPALNLSPDCIALTNRRIIFCRPKTFGLSMDFQDYSWVDIADCHIKEGIIGSTFMMRTTRNLTNMMDYLPKAQARKLYQYAQEIEEQMRGVRREKDLETRRASAGGVTVNNTTPIIAQPQQFQQQQKPLLIENEDLFALLQKLKGLMENGIISPEEFEEKKNEILSRV